The Actinomycetota bacterium genome segment GTCCGTGCCGGCTCCCTGAAGGCGCGCCAGCACCGAATCGTCGACGGTCGAGGCGTGCGACTTCACGTCGACCCCGGCGGCCTGCAACCGCTCGACGAGCTCCTTCGACGGAACCCCGAGCTCCTTGGCGATCTCGTACACCCGACGCTTGCTCAATCCGATCCTTTCCCCACGCTCGGGGCCTGTGGCGCGGTCCGCGCGAGGCGCTCCGTGTCGCGAGCGCCCAGCGGCGTCCTCAGCGCCCGGGCCAGCCGGCCCTTCTGGGCCACCTGCTCCAGGCACCGGCCGCTCGGACAGACGTACGCCCCGCGGCCGGGGGCCTTGCCTCCCGGATCCCAACGGACCTCTCCGTCCGGACCCCGGACCAACCTTACAAGACTATCCTTCGCGGCCCGGCGCCGACACACGGCGCAGGACCGCACGGGCTCACTCCGGGGCGGTCGGCGCTGGCTCATCGCTGGGCGCCGCCTCCTGCTGGGCCTGAGCCTCCAGATCGGACGCGGTCTCGACGCGTATCCCGCGGCGCCGGGACCCCTCCGCCGTGCCGGGCTCGAAGACGCCCTTGGGGGTCGGCGGGTCGCCCACGGAGTACTGGCTCTCCGACTTGATGTCGATCCTCCAGCCGGTGAGCCTCGCGGCCAGCCGTGCGTTCTGTCCCTCCTTGCCGATGGCGAGGGAGAGCTGGCTGTCCGGCACGACCACCGTGGCCGTCTTGGTGTCCTCGTCGATGACCACCTCGCGCACCCGGGCGGGTGACAGCGCCTCGACGATGAGATCACTCGGGTCGTCGCTCCACAGGACGACGTCGATCTTCTCGCCCCGCAGCTCGTTCACGACCGCCCGGACCCGGGAGCCCTTCGGACCGACGCAGGCGCCCTTCGCGTCGATGTTGATGTCGTTGGAAGCCACGGCCAGCTTCGTGCGGTGGCCGGCCTCCCGGGCGATGGCCTTGATCTCCACGAGCCCGTCCTGGATCTCGGGGACCTCCATCTCGAACAGCTTGCGCACGAGCCCGGGGTGGGTTCGCGACACCACGATGGTCGGACCCTTCGCGCTGCGGCGGACCTCGACGATGTAAGCCCTCACGCGATCGCCCACCTCGTAGCGCTCCCGCGGTACCTGCTCGGCCGCGGGCATCAGGGCCTCCGCCTTGCCGAGGCTGAGGATGGCGAAACGTGGGTCGTGCTGCTCCACCACGCCGTTCACGATGTCGCCCTCGCGGCCCTCGTACTCCTCGAAGGTCATCTCCCGCTCGGCCTCGCGCAGCCGCTGCACGATCACCTGCTTCGCCGTCTGCGCGGCGATGCGTCCCAGGGCGGACGGCGTCTCGACGAAGGTCTCCGAGAGAACCTCCTCGGTCTCCTCGTCCACCACCTGCTCGAAGACCTTGATCTCGGCGGTGTTGCGGTCCATCTCGATGCGAGCGTGCGTCGCCGTGACGCCCGGGGTCTTGGGGTACGCGGCTCCCAGCGCGTCCTCGAGGGCGGTCCAGATGCTCTCCGCGGGGATGCCCCGCTCGCGCTCGAGGGTCGCCAACGCGTCGATCAGCTCGAGGTTGGTCTGGTCACGCTGCTTCTTCTTCGCCATCTCACACCCCTCGGACACTCAGGCGGGCTTGCGAGATCTCCTCGAAGGCCACGCGCTCGGTTCCCTCGCCCCCGTCGACGGAGACGCCGGCCTCGTCGGCCGCCACGATCGTCGCTTCGAGGGGGGGACGCTCGTCGCGGAACGTGATCCGCACCGGCCTTCCCACGCAGACGCCGAACTGCTCGGGGGAGCTGAGCTTCCTCTCCGCACCCGGAGAGGAGACCTCGAGGACGTACCGGGCCTCGCCCGGGACGGCGTCCTCCGCGTCGAGCGCGCGGGAAAGTGACTCCGCGAACCCCGCGATCTCGTCGGACCCGACGCCTCCGAGGCGGTCCAGCGCGACGGCCAGGGTGTCGCGGCCCGCCTCCATGCGGAAGGTGACGTCCCAGACGACGAGGTCTCTCTCGGCGGCCAGCTGATCCACGACCGGACGCACGGCGGACAGCACCTCGGCCGGGCGCCTCCGACGCGCGGGGCGCGGGCGCTTCGTCTGTCTATCCGACATCGTCCTCACTCCACTCCCCCAAAAAAGAAGTGGGCCGATGCCCACCCGTTCGGAACGTCTATGCGCGCCTTCCGCGGCGCGCCTGTCAGGATACTTCGGTCGCAGACGCCCCGCAAGTGGTCGCTTCAAGGCGTTTCCGCAGGTCAGCGTGGATTCTCAAGGGAACGAGCGAGGTAGTCAGGGTCTCGTCGCGACCACCAGGTCGCGCACGATCGAGGCGTCCACGCGGTGCTGGAACGCAGGCAGGGCGAAGGGCTGGAGGCCGGCCGCGGCGACGAGCGCGTGGGCATGGGAAGGGTCCAGAACTAGGGCGTTGAACGCGATCCCCACCGCGCCTCCTCGTCGCATCAGCTTGGTCCAGACCGGGAGGGCCTCCCCCAGCAGGTCCGCCGGGGACCGGGCCAGCGCCTCGGTGCGGGAGCCGTGCTGCACGCCGTACGGGAGGTCCGCGACGACGAGGTCGAACGAGCCCGCCCCGAAGTGGTCCATCGCGTACCTCGTGTCGTCGGCCACCAGGACCGCCCGCTGGTTCGGAGCGGCCTTGTCCGGGGCGAGCTCGATATCGACCCTCAGCGCCTTCGGCTTGCCCTTGCGGTTGACGCTGGACCTCCGGGA includes the following:
- a CDS encoding YlxR family protein; its protein translation is MSQRRPPRSEPVRSCAVCRRRAAKDSLVRLVRGPDGEVRWDPGGKAPGRGAYVCPSGRCLEQVAQKGRLARALRTPLGARDTERLARTAPQAPSVGKGSD
- the nusA gene encoding transcription termination factor NusA, which translates into the protein MAKKKQRDQTNLELIDALATLERERGIPAESIWTALEDALGAAYPKTPGVTATHARIEMDRNTAEIKVFEQVVDEETEEVLSETFVETPSALGRIAAQTAKQVIVQRLREAEREMTFEEYEGREGDIVNGVVEQHDPRFAILSLGKAEALMPAAEQVPRERYEVGDRVRAYIVEVRRSAKGPTIVVSRTHPGLVRKLFEMEVPEIQDGLVEIKAIAREAGHRTKLAVASNDINIDAKGACVGPKGSRVRAVVNELRGEKIDVVLWSDDPSDLIVEALSPARVREVVIDEDTKTATVVVPDSQLSLAIGKEGQNARLAARLTGWRIDIKSESQYSVGDPPTPKGVFEPGTAEGSRRRGIRVETASDLEAQAQQEAAPSDEPAPTAPE